From a region of the Neobacillus niacini genome:
- a CDS encoding ABC transporter substrate-binding protein, with translation MKKWFSILLASVLVLTLFTACGNKVETAADANKSNNGKVEGKLTIWTFFGQVEDMAKEFEKKYPDAEVEVKIFPGDQYQTKLLNVLQSGKGVPDIFDLERSYIDKFVNSNFTANLSDMGAEDLVKDYVPYVHALGRAENGDVKAISDHSSPGGFWYIKENAKKYLGTDDPEQISQMVDSWDKIIELGKKVSKESGGKVHLISSHANIYDIEAYHMKPWVKDGKLKIDPKWLELYETQKEIFNNDVDAKLDFFSAGWGNAINDGSVILTAMPAWASFMVDNKDGAAEDKFGVARTPKGWYMGGTYRSIYEKSENKDLAYKFIEFIASEEWQQHNLEATGNMPGLLSVYEKNVDTFKSEMFGDQNVLKPYYDTVKDIPATNSDKYGEEVLAKWRKVSGQGVKDNDDIKDVIKEFKKEVKNTFPELEVE, from the coding sequence ATGAAAAAGTGGTTTTCAATCCTATTAGCTTCGGTTCTAGTTCTTACATTATTTACGGCTTGTGGAAACAAAGTGGAAACAGCTGCAGATGCGAATAAGTCTAATAACGGTAAAGTTGAAGGAAAATTAACTATCTGGACATTCTTTGGACAAGTTGAAGACATGGCGAAAGAATTTGAAAAGAAATATCCGGATGCAGAAGTTGAAGTTAAGATCTTCCCTGGTGATCAATATCAAACGAAGCTATTGAATGTTCTTCAATCGGGTAAAGGTGTTCCAGATATTTTTGACTTAGAAAGATCATATATTGACAAATTTGTTAATTCAAACTTTACCGCAAACCTTTCTGATATGGGTGCAGAAGATTTAGTAAAAGATTATGTTCCATATGTACATGCATTAGGCCGAGCAGAAAATGGGGATGTTAAAGCAATCTCTGACCACTCTTCACCTGGAGGTTTCTGGTACATTAAAGAAAATGCGAAAAAATACTTAGGAACAGATGATCCAGAACAGATTTCTCAAATGGTTGATAGCTGGGATAAAATCATTGAATTAGGAAAGAAAGTCAGCAAAGAAAGCGGTGGCAAGGTTCACTTAATTTCTTCACACGCTAATATTTACGATATTGAAGCTTATCATATGAAACCATGGGTCAAAGATGGAAAATTAAAGATTGATCCTAAATGGCTTGAACTTTATGAAACACAAAAAGAAATCTTCAACAATGATGTTGATGCAAAACTGGATTTCTTCTCAGCAGGATGGGGAAATGCCATCAATGATGGTAGTGTAATTTTAACCGCAATGCCTGCATGGGCAAGCTTTATGGTTGATAACAAGGATGGCGCTGCGGAAGATAAATTTGGTGTAGCTCGTACACCTAAAGGATGGTACATGGGTGGAACATATCGTTCTATTTATGAGAAATCTGAAAACAAAGATTTAGCTTACAAATTCATTGAGTTTATTGCTAGTGAAGAATGGCAGCAACACAATCTTGAAGCTACAGGAAACATGCCTGGTTTATTATCTGTGTATGAAAAGAATGTAGACACTTTCAAATCTGAAATGTTTGGAGATCAAAATGTATTAAAGCCATATTACGATACAGTAAAGGATATTCCAGCAACGAACTCTGACAAGTATGGCGAAGAAGTTTTAGCTAAATGGCGAAAAGTTTCCGGTCAGGGTGTTAAAGATAACGATGACATTAAAGATGTAATTAAAGAATTTAAAAAGGAAGTTAAAAACACATTCCCTGAACTAGAAGTCGAGTAA
- a CDS encoding carbohydrate ABC transporter permease encodes MKANDSVIKNGISLKQTKTKKAFNAKSFFGKFAVYFVLIAVAFTCLLPFYSMMITSTHTNSDIARKLLLIPGSEFMNNYNRLIDTVPVWRGFINTVFITVVSTVLNLYFSALAGYGFSKYNYKGKNILFLAVLGTMMIPGQLGIIGFFKLMDSFQMLNTYWPLILPSISNAFGIFFMKQMCDSSIPYEILESGRIDGCGELKIFHRLVLPLLMPAVATLGIFSFIGKWNDFLTPMIVLFDNELQPLPVMIAMVKSQFSTDFGAMYVGIVISVIPILIFFSLVSKKIISGITAGALKG; translated from the coding sequence ATGAAAGCAAATGATAGTGTAATAAAAAATGGCATATCACTTAAACAAACTAAAACAAAGAAGGCGTTTAACGCAAAAAGTTTTTTTGGTAAATTCGCAGTCTATTTCGTGTTGATTGCGGTGGCATTTACTTGTTTATTACCTTTTTACAGTATGATGATTACTTCAACACATACCAACTCAGATATTGCAAGGAAATTGCTATTGATCCCCGGGTCTGAGTTTATGAATAACTACAATCGACTTATTGATACAGTCCCAGTTTGGAGAGGGTTTATCAACACAGTATTTATTACAGTCGTATCAACGGTATTGAATTTATACTTTTCAGCGCTCGCAGGTTATGGATTTTCGAAGTATAACTACAAAGGTAAAAACATTCTGTTTCTTGCAGTATTGGGTACGATGATGATTCCTGGTCAATTGGGGATTATTGGCTTTTTCAAGCTAATGGATTCATTCCAAATGCTGAACACTTATTGGCCGCTCATACTACCATCCATTTCTAATGCATTCGGTATCTTCTTTATGAAGCAAATGTGTGATTCGAGTATTCCTTATGAAATTCTTGAATCAGGAAGAATCGATGGCTGCGGCGAATTAAAGATTTTCCATCGTTTAGTACTGCCACTGTTAATGCCTGCAGTTGCAACATTGGGTATCTTCTCCTTTATCGGAAAGTGGAATGACTTCTTAACCCCAATGATTGTACTTTTCGATAATGAATTGCAGCCACTGCCAGTTATGATTGCCATGGTTAAGTCTCAATTCTCAACTGACTTTGGAGCAATGTATGTAGGTATTGTCATCTCTGTTATTCCGATTTTGATTTTCTTCTCACTTGTATCTAAGAAAATTATCAGCGGAATTACAGCGGGTGCGTTAAAAGGCTAA
- a CDS encoding carbohydrate ABC transporter permease, producing the protein MRNSSINKSRYGFYFVLPYFIVFLVFGLTPILFSLYLSFTKWDGFSDPVWVGLDNYARLFKDTYFFKSIGNTLIIWIMSIVPQLILALALAMILNEKFIKGKHFFRAVFYFPNIVTPVTLGVLFSLMFDWQTGSVNKFLMAIGLVDDPVYWFNSPWLSRIIVAGVIMWQYFGFNMLVFIAGLQSIPEELYEAAQVDGATKWDMATQITLPLLKPVLLFTFITSVIGGLQLFDAPLMLGNGPDNSTLTMVMYLFQTAFQQFDYSYGAAIAYAIFVIVLFFSLISMKFSNMKKVEE; encoded by the coding sequence ATGAGAAATTCATCTATTAATAAATCAAGATATGGATTCTATTTTGTACTTCCGTACTTTATCGTATTTCTTGTTTTTGGTTTAACGCCTATACTCTTCTCACTCTATTTAAGTTTTACAAAGTGGGATGGGTTCTCGGATCCAGTATGGGTAGGTTTGGACAATTACGCCCGATTATTTAAAGATACTTACTTCTTTAAGTCCATCGGAAACACATTAATCATTTGGATTATGTCAATCGTGCCGCAATTAATTCTTGCCTTAGCGTTAGCGATGATTCTAAATGAAAAATTTATTAAAGGAAAGCATTTCTTCCGAGCAGTTTTTTATTTTCCAAATATTGTTACGCCGGTAACGTTAGGGGTTTTGTTTAGTTTAATGTTTGACTGGCAAACAGGGAGTGTAAACAAATTCTTAATGGCAATAGGGCTCGTGGATGATCCGGTTTATTGGTTTAACAGTCCTTGGCTGTCTAGAATCATTGTTGCTGGTGTAATTATGTGGCAATACTTTGGATTTAATATGTTAGTATTTATCGCTGGTCTTCAATCCATACCAGAAGAACTTTATGAAGCAGCACAAGTAGACGGTGCAACCAAATGGGATATGGCAACACAGATTACCTTGCCATTATTGAAGCCAGTATTGTTGTTTACCTTTATTACTTCCGTAATCGGCGGACTTCAACTATTTGATGCGCCATTAATGCTTGGTAACGGACCAGATAACTCTACTTTAACAATGGTTATGTATCTGTTCCAAACAGCTTTCCAACAATTTGATTATAGTTATGGAGCTGCTATAGCATATGCAATTTTTGTAATCGTCTTGTTCTTCTCATTAATTTCTATGAAGTTCTCAAATATGAAAAAAGTTGAAGAGTAG
- a CDS encoding LacI family DNA-binding transcriptional regulator — protein sequence MNPTILDVARLANTSKSTVSRFLNGSPVKKETEEALKKAIKELNYHRNENARRLVVNKTHTLGIVVDSMANLFYPLIFKGIEDLAKEKGFNCVFYSMTSNKYKESDFQNLFFEGQVDGIIMISFRKRDRQELMEIAQAGFPVVIFGDSAGVEEIISVDVDNYYGIAELVRYLHRIGHSKIAYISGPEDAAATKCRLNGYLETISQLGLEIDPSWIVSTDWSNEGGYHAMNSLLSIGGFTAVVSSNDETAIGALRAIQERGYNVPLDISITGFDDITLSSWVYPSLTTVKQPFIEMGKKAAVELFNRMENEDYQPKRHLLKPLLMIRDSCRKVSEPITSKMV from the coding sequence ATGAATCCAACAATATTAGATGTCGCAAGATTAGCAAACACATCAAAAAGCACGGTATCTCGATTTTTAAATGGTTCACCAGTAAAAAAAGAAACCGAAGAGGCATTAAAAAAAGCTATTAAAGAATTAAACTATCATAGAAATGAAAATGCTCGAAGATTAGTAGTCAATAAAACACACACCCTGGGAATCGTTGTAGATAGTATGGCGAACTTGTTTTATCCATTGATCTTCAAAGGTATTGAAGATTTAGCGAAAGAAAAAGGGTTCAATTGTGTGTTCTACAGCATGACTTCAAATAAATATAAAGAATCAGATTTTCAAAATTTATTTTTTGAAGGACAGGTTGATGGAATCATCATGATCAGCTTTAGAAAAAGAGATCGACAAGAGTTGATGGAGATCGCTCAGGCTGGTTTTCCGGTTGTCATATTTGGAGATTCTGCCGGTGTTGAAGAAATTATCTCGGTGGATGTGGACAACTACTATGGAATTGCAGAATTGGTTCGATACCTGCACCGGATTGGCCACAGTAAAATTGCCTATATCTCAGGGCCAGAAGATGCAGCTGCAACAAAATGCCGCTTAAATGGTTATCTTGAAACCATTAGTCAGCTCGGATTAGAAATTGACCCAAGCTGGATTGTATCGACAGATTGGTCAAATGAAGGCGGATATCATGCTATGAATAGTCTGCTATCAATTGGAGGGTTTACAGCTGTGGTGTCTTCGAATGATGAGACCGCAATTGGCGCATTAAGAGCGATTCAAGAACGCGGCTATAACGTCCCACTAGATATCTCCATTACAGGTTTTGATGATATCACACTATCAAGTTGGGTGTACCCATCCTTAACAACTGTTAAACAACCTTTTATAGAAATGGGCAAAAAAGCGGCTGTGGAATTATTTAATCGGATGGAAAATGAGGATTATCAACCGAAACGCCATCTATTAAAGCCATTATTAATGATTCGTGATTCTTGCAGAAAGGTATCAGAGCCAATTACTAGCAAAATGGTTTAA
- a CDS encoding YesL family protein, with product MKLTGINGFIYRICTLIMQFSYLQLLWICYTVLGLGVFGIFPATAAMFSVVRKWIMGESDIPVYQTFWKTYKNEFLKVNMLGLILTAIGWILYIDYHYFTFGESVVSSVIKIVTLIVTYFFITTCIYFFPVYVHYRYRLMDYIKFSFLYSLASPLKSAGIFIISSVIYYLFMKVPVVFIFFSGSAISYIWMWYVYTTIDRLRSNNKKGIVD from the coding sequence ATGAAATTGACAGGAATAAATGGTTTTATCTATCGAATTTGTACCTTAATCATGCAGTTTTCCTATCTGCAGTTGTTATGGATTTGCTACACAGTCCTTGGTTTGGGAGTTTTTGGGATATTCCCTGCAACCGCTGCAATGTTTTCAGTAGTACGTAAATGGATTATGGGGGAAAGTGATATTCCTGTTTATCAAACATTTTGGAAAACGTACAAAAATGAATTTTTAAAAGTAAATATGTTAGGGTTGATTTTAACTGCAATTGGCTGGATCTTATATATTGATTACCACTACTTTACTTTTGGAGAATCAGTTGTCAGTTCGGTTATAAAAATAGTTACATTAATCGTTACTTATTTCTTTATAACAACATGTATCTACTTTTTTCCGGTTTATGTACATTATCGCTATCGATTGATGGATTATATTAAATTCAGCTTTCTATATAGTTTAGCTTCCCCGCTAAAATCAGCTGGCATTTTTATCATCTCGTCAGTTATATACTATCTTTTTATGAAAGTACCTGTGGTTTTCATATTTTTTAGTGGAAGTGCAATAAGTTATATTTGGATGTGGTATGTGTACACAACAATTGATAGACTTAGAAGCAACAACAAGAAGGGCATAGTAGATTAA
- the xylB gene encoding xylulokinase → MRNYLGIDLGTSSIKAVIVNSKGKIIASQTKPYEVMLPQEGWVEQNTVEWLTALKEALTNLQKDLSFFPDHIHAISVTGQMHGIVPVDKNGKALHQAIIWSDRRNEEELGELQSRLTNEEWVALTGNRPNISFTLGKILWFKRHFPELYKKTHKFLLPKDFIRLQLTGTFETDYSDASATLLMDLTSLNWSEKITKLFQIDHSKLPNIQLSTALVGTVSNKAAGVLFQKEGTPVVCGCGDAQAQALGNGIISSKDWLCTVGTSGQLFMSSDHLAIDKEGTLHTFVHGAPGKWVLMGATLSAGMSFKWLVESVFSRKYEIGELLDLASTASPGAKQLLFLPYLFGERTPYLDEKAKGTFIGLTNEHTHAEMARAVVEGVLFSLYQSYKLVKKTFGHGCRYLLLTGGAAQHDIWLKTAANIFNVPVVRNRSRGGGAYGAAMLAAAGIGDFASLEEVAECWGLHEYENIYAPDVTCHHYYEKLFEVYSDSYTSLKGIFHRLHDMGDFQGI, encoded by the coding sequence ATGAGAAACTATTTAGGAATAGATTTAGGCACATCATCAATAAAAGCTGTCATTGTAAATTCAAAAGGAAAAATCATTGCAAGTCAGACAAAGCCTTATGAGGTAATGCTGCCGCAAGAAGGATGGGTGGAACAAAACACCGTGGAATGGCTGACTGCTCTTAAGGAAGCGTTAACAAATTTGCAGAAAGATTTGTCATTCTTTCCTGATCATATTCATGCGATATCTGTTACTGGGCAGATGCATGGGATTGTTCCAGTTGATAAAAATGGCAAAGCACTGCACCAGGCTATTATTTGGTCCGACCGCAGAAATGAAGAGGAGTTGGGAGAACTTCAGTCACGTTTAACAAATGAAGAGTGGGTCGCACTTACAGGTAACCGTCCGAATATCAGTTTTACGCTGGGGAAAATCCTTTGGTTTAAGAGGCATTTTCCAGAACTTTATAAAAAAACACACAAGTTCCTCCTTCCAAAGGATTTTATCCGGTTGCAGCTGACAGGTACATTTGAAACTGATTATTCGGATGCATCAGCGACCCTTCTTATGGACTTAACATCGTTAAACTGGTCTGAAAAAATAACTAAACTTTTTCAAATTGATCATTCAAAGCTTCCAAACATTCAATTGTCAACAGCCTTGGTTGGTACTGTTTCCAATAAAGCAGCAGGTGTGTTATTCCAGAAGGAAGGAACTCCCGTGGTTTGTGGGTGCGGAGATGCTCAGGCGCAAGCATTAGGGAATGGGATTATCTCATCAAAAGATTGGTTATGTACAGTGGGCACTAGCGGTCAGTTGTTTATGAGTTCGGACCACTTGGCAATAGACAAAGAAGGTACACTTCATACGTTTGTGCATGGGGCACCGGGAAAATGGGTGTTAATGGGTGCCACTTTATCTGCAGGAATGTCATTTAAATGGTTAGTAGAATCAGTTTTTAGTCGTAAATATGAAATTGGAGAATTACTTGATTTAGCAAGCACTGCCAGCCCGGGGGCAAAACAATTGCTTTTCCTTCCTTATCTATTTGGTGAACGTACACCATATCTGGATGAAAAAGCAAAGGGGACGTTTATTGGATTGACCAATGAACATACACATGCAGAAATGGCACGTGCTGTAGTAGAGGGAGTGTTGTTTTCACTATATCAATCTTATAAACTAGTGAAAAAAACATTTGGTCATGGCTGCAGGTACCTCTTGTTAACTGGCGGAGCTGCTCAACATGATATTTGGCTTAAAACTGCTGCTAATATTTTCAATGTCCCTGTAGTTAGAAACAGAAGCCGTGGGGGCGGTGCTTATGGTGCTGCCATGCTTGCTGCAGCGGGAATAGGTGACTTTGCTAGTTTAGAGGAGGTTGCAGAATGTTGGGGACTGCACGAATATGAGAATATTTATGCTCCTGATGTAACTTGCCATCATTATTATGAAAAACTTTTTGAGGTATATTCAGACTCATACACATCATTAAAAGGGATTTTTCATCGCTTACACGATATGGGGGATTTTCAAGGCATTTAG
- a CDS encoding alpha-mannosidase — MKNMFMIGNAHLDPVWLWRWQEGFQEVKATFRSALDRLAEYDDFIFTSSSAAYYEWVEKNDPKMFEEIKQRIQEGRWVICGGWWIQPDCNIPSGESFVRQGLIGQNYFKEKFGVTAKVGYNVDSFGHSGMLPQILKKSGMDSYVFMRPGPDEKGLPGRLFLWESKDGSRVKAFRIPFEYCTFDHLENHIMHCKNELKHSFNNLMVFYGVGNHGGGPTKENLNTIQRVNETLGDTNLIFSSPNEFFDHVESLKDQLPVVHDDLHHHAVGCYSVHSEVKKLNRYSENLTLMAEKFSSIANWTTRQPYPEDMNQAWKGILFNQFHDILAGTSIEVAYTDARDLYGESISIASRNLNYAVQSLSWNIDIKEEKDMKPIVVFNPHSWNVKVNIEIEYGLFVNYLLPEEFIIEDVNGNEVPYQIIDSIAKVPNRKRVAFIAEVPPLGYSTYKLRAVKSKSEFDSVRVTDYEMENDRYKLVIDKESGGISSLFDKEKQIEVFKSDAAIPCVMEDSSDTWGHGKLRFDELAGVFKPVRIKKMEEGPVKGVIRVISKYQASTVVQDFIMYKQLNKIEVNVKVNWQESYKTLKLKFPVSFNQRHSTHEIPYGHVSREANGHEKPIQNWVDVSGTIGKHREDIYGLSILNDAKYGVDVIGNTINLTVLRSPIFAHHAPFVPEVDEDYPIIDQGIQTFTYQLLPHENSWEEAETVKHALELNQKPQFVVETYHTGTLPQEDSFISIDQPNVILSALKKAENLDGLVIRLYETTNQETVVNVDMKKWGRKLEIEFGPSEIKTFFIPKDANQPIVETNLIEDLEKALVTI; from the coding sequence ATGAAAAACATGTTCATGATTGGAAATGCCCATCTAGACCCAGTTTGGTTATGGCGCTGGCAGGAAGGTTTTCAAGAAGTAAAAGCAACTTTTCGTTCTGCACTTGATAGACTAGCGGAATATGATGACTTTATTTTTACGTCAAGTTCTGCCGCTTATTATGAATGGGTTGAAAAAAATGATCCGAAAATGTTTGAAGAAATCAAACAAAGAATTCAAGAAGGAAGATGGGTGATTTGCGGAGGATGGTGGATTCAGCCAGACTGTAATATCCCCAGTGGTGAATCCTTTGTTAGACAAGGATTAATCGGACAAAACTACTTTAAAGAAAAGTTTGGAGTAACAGCTAAGGTTGGTTACAATGTTGACAGCTTTGGGCATAGTGGGATGCTCCCGCAAATATTAAAGAAATCAGGAATGGATTCTTATGTCTTTATGAGACCAGGTCCAGATGAAAAAGGACTGCCAGGCAGGTTATTTTTATGGGAATCAAAGGATGGATCCCGTGTCAAGGCATTTAGGATTCCTTTTGAATATTGCACGTTTGATCATTTGGAAAACCATATCATGCATTGCAAAAATGAACTCAAACATTCCTTTAATAACCTCATGGTTTTCTATGGTGTCGGCAATCATGGCGGCGGACCAACAAAGGAAAATCTTAACACAATTCAAAGAGTAAACGAAACACTGGGGGATACAAATTTAATCTTCAGTTCTCCGAATGAATTTTTCGACCATGTTGAGAGTTTAAAAGATCAGCTTCCAGTAGTTCATGACGACCTTCATCATCATGCGGTAGGTTGTTATTCAGTACACTCTGAAGTGAAAAAGTTAAATCGTTATTCTGAAAATCTCACGTTAATGGCAGAAAAATTCTCTTCCATTGCCAATTGGACAACAAGACAACCATATCCAGAGGATATGAACCAAGCATGGAAGGGCATCCTTTTTAACCAGTTCCATGATATTTTGGCTGGGACAAGCATTGAAGTTGCGTATACCGATGCACGTGATCTATATGGTGAATCGATTAGCATTGCATCAAGAAATTTGAATTATGCAGTGCAATCTCTGAGCTGGAACATTGATATTAAAGAAGAAAAAGACATGAAGCCGATTGTAGTATTTAATCCGCATTCCTGGAATGTAAAAGTAAATATTGAGATTGAATATGGTCTTTTTGTGAATTACTTATTACCAGAGGAATTCATTATTGAAGATGTAAACGGAAATGAAGTACCATATCAAATTATTGATTCAATCGCAAAAGTTCCGAATCGTAAACGTGTGGCATTTATCGCAGAAGTTCCACCATTAGGTTATAGTACGTACAAACTACGGGCAGTAAAGTCAAAGAGTGAATTTGACAGTGTAAGGGTAACAGATTATGAAATGGAAAATGACCGTTATAAGCTTGTCATTGACAAAGAATCGGGCGGCATTAGCAGTTTATTTGATAAAGAAAAACAAATTGAAGTATTCAAATCCGATGCAGCCATTCCTTGTGTAATGGAGGATTCATCTGATACTTGGGGACATGGGAAACTTCGATTTGACGAACTTGCAGGTGTATTCAAGCCGGTACGCATTAAGAAGATGGAAGAAGGACCTGTAAAAGGTGTAATCCGGGTAATTTCTAAATATCAAGCTTCTACTGTGGTCCAGGATTTCATTATGTATAAGCAATTGAATAAGATTGAGGTCAATGTGAAAGTAAACTGGCAAGAAAGCTATAAAACACTAAAACTGAAGTTCCCGGTTTCCTTTAATCAACGACATTCTACCCATGAAATCCCTTATGGGCATGTTTCACGCGAAGCAAATGGTCATGAAAAGCCAATTCAAAATTGGGTCGACGTTAGTGGGACTATTGGCAAACATAGAGAGGATATTTACGGTTTAAGCATCCTAAATGATGCAAAATATGGTGTGGATGTAATCGGTAATACCATCAATCTAACAGTATTAAGAAGCCCAATTTTTGCTCACCATGCTCCCTTTGTTCCAGAAGTGGACGAGGATTATCCAATCATAGACCAAGGAATACAAACCTTTACGTATCAATTATTGCCTCATGAAAATAGTTGGGAAGAAGCAGAAACGGTTAAACATGCATTAGAACTAAATCAAAAACCTCAGTTTGTAGTGGAAACATACCATACAGGTACACTTCCTCAAGAGGATTCATTTATTTCAATCGACCAGCCGAATGTAATCCTATCAGCTTTGAAAAAAGCCGAAAATCTTGATGGACTGGTTATCCGTTTATACGAAACAACAAACCAAGAAACGGTTGTGAATGTGGACATGAAAAAGTGGGGACGCAAGTTGGAGATCGAATTTGGGCCTTCAGAAATCAAAACATTTTTTATTCCAAAAGATGCAAATCAGCCTATTGTTGAAACAAACTTAATTGAAGACCTTGAAAAAGCATTGGTAACAATATGA
- the gtfA gene encoding sucrose phosphorylase, translating into MPLKNQVQLITYPDSLGGDLKTLNHVLLKHFQDIFKGGIHILPPFPSSGDRGFAPLTYLEIEPAFGTWEDISVIGENFDVLVDLMVNHISRQSKYFQDFIKKGRKSEYADMFIALDKLWKNGQPLKEDIDKIFLRRPRPYSTFTVEETGQQEKVWTTFGKEDPSEQIDLDVNSEKVRQLLSDFFMNFSKNNVKTVRLDAVGFVIKKLGTSCFFVEPEIYDFLDWMKDLADSAGIELLPEVHAQYSIQNKLAEQGFWIYDFILPYTILESILNKSSERLIAYLKVRPRNQFTMLDCHDGVPVLPDLQDLIDTNDARKVVDLCLERGSNLSLIVSDEHKGPDGFDVHQIGGTYYSMLNCEDDAYLAARAIQFFAPGIPQVYYVSLLAGENDYEAVERTGEKREMNRHNFTLEEIDQSLQKEVVQRLLKLIRFRNEYPAFNGEFKVIDSAKEEVRLSWQKDVYSCTLVIDLKTHKSVINYTDEEGKLVQYVI; encoded by the coding sequence ATGCCATTAAAAAATCAAGTTCAGCTAATTACTTACCCGGATTCTCTCGGAGGGGACTTAAAAACTCTTAATCATGTACTTTTGAAACATTTCCAGGATATTTTTAAAGGCGGGATTCACATTCTTCCCCCCTTCCCCTCATCCGGAGACAGAGGCTTTGCCCCTCTCACTTATTTAGAAATAGAGCCAGCGTTTGGAACATGGGAGGATATAAGTGTAATTGGTGAAAATTTTGATGTGCTTGTCGATTTAATGGTCAATCATATTTCCAGGCAATCAAAATACTTCCAGGACTTTATCAAAAAGGGCCGAAAATCGGAGTATGCGGATATGTTCATTGCCTTGGATAAGCTGTGGAAGAATGGTCAACCTCTAAAGGAGGATATCGATAAAATTTTTCTAAGAAGACCAAGACCCTATTCTACCTTTACGGTAGAAGAAACCGGTCAACAAGAAAAGGTTTGGACGACATTTGGAAAAGAAGACCCTTCTGAACAGATTGACTTGGATGTAAACTCTGAGAAGGTAAGACAACTATTAAGCGATTTCTTTATGAATTTTAGCAAAAATAACGTCAAAACCGTCCGATTAGACGCCGTTGGTTTTGTGATTAAAAAGCTCGGGACCAGTTGCTTCTTCGTGGAGCCGGAAATCTATGATTTTCTGGATTGGATGAAAGATTTGGCAGACTCGGCGGGAATCGAATTGCTTCCAGAGGTGCATGCCCAATATTCGATTCAAAATAAGTTAGCCGAACAAGGATTCTGGATTTACGACTTTATTTTGCCCTATACCATTCTCGAATCCATCCTAAACAAATCAAGCGAAAGGTTGATCGCCTATCTAAAGGTTCGCCCGCGGAATCAATTTACAATGCTGGATTGCCATGATGGGGTGCCTGTATTACCAGACCTTCAAGATTTAATAGATACGAATGATGCCAGAAAAGTAGTGGACCTTTGTCTGGAAAGAGGCTCAAACCTTAGTCTCATTGTATCCGATGAACATAAAGGACCGGATGGATTTGATGTTCATCAGATAGGAGGCACTTATTATTCCATGCTTAATTGCGAGGATGATGCCTATTTAGCTGCCAGGGCCATTCAATTCTTTGCGCCTGGTATTCCGCAAGTCTATTATGTCAGTTTATTGGCTGGAGAAAATGATTATGAAGCAGTGGAGAGAACAGGTGAAAAACGGGAAATGAATCGCCACAACTTTACCCTGGAAGAAATCGACCAATCGTTGCAAAAAGAAGTGGTTCAAAGATTATTAAAACTGATCCGATTTAGAAATGAATACCCTGCTTTTAACGGGGAGTTTAAGGTGATTGATTCGGCTAAGGAGGAAGTGCGTCTTTCCTGGCAAAAAGATGTCTATTCATGTACATTAGTCATCGACTTGAAAACGCACAAGTCTGTGATTAACTATACCGATGAGGAAGGAAAACTGGTCCAGTATGTGATTTAA